The following proteins are co-located in the Vicia villosa cultivar HV-30 ecotype Madison, WI unplaced genomic scaffold, Vvil1.0 ctg.004541F_1_1, whole genome shotgun sequence genome:
- the LOC131642135 gene encoding uncharacterized protein LOC131642135: MAPPQYIINAHVFGETYDNEEVGFLFRNTEVKRFCLSRKANFSYFKGRLETKLAMGGVSQIFYQYRFLRGDNPVKFIQVEIKDDEDMQNMFANHEYSGYECIELYVTLPEVQPTQMVESQVIDALGDEQAEVDVVDEEEEAPEIEVDNLVNEESEDEPEVVVPRDQVHMPPVHMRNLNFDGDDEPSTDIFYDPYTQTDQRLKVGDRFRSKEACIMAIKRFHMANNVDFRVDRANVERYKIYCRNTDCGFRLHASYRKRSDSWVIGYISQDHTCVNINVSQDHRKLSYDIICQEILPLVEKDPSLKVKTIISHIVATYNYTPSYRKAWLAKTKAIEVVYGNWEDSYKRLPHFLYALQIYAPGTVTILETLPAQSPDGASLQGNYFQNI, from the exons ATGGCCCCTCCACAATACATTATCAACGCTCATGTTTTTGGCGAGACATATGACAACGAAGAAGTTGGTTTTCTGTTTAGAAACACTGAGGTTAAACGATTTTGTTTAAGCAGAAAAGCAAATTTCAGTTACTTCAAAGGGAGATTAGAGACGAAGCTTGCAATGGGTGGTGTATCCCAGATTTTTTACCAATATCGATTTCTTCGTGGAGACAACCCGGTCAAGTTTATCCAAGTTGAGATCAAAGACGATGAAGACATGCAGAATATGTTTGCCAATCATGAGTATTCTGGTTACGAATGCATAGAACTGTATGTTACTCTACCAGAAGTTCAACCCACACAAATGGTTGAGTCACAAGTCATTGATGCACTTGGAGACGAGCAAGCAGAGGTCGACGttgtagatgaagaagaagaagcaccggaAATAGAAGTTGATAACCTGGTCAACGAGGAAAGTGAAGATGAACCGGAAGTTGTTGTACCACGAGATCAAGTGCATATGCCTCCAGTGCACATGAGGAACCTGAATTTTGATGGGGATGACGAACCATCGACTGATATTTTCTATGATCCATACACCCAAACAGATCAACGGTTAAAAGTAGGAGACAGATTtcgttctaaggaggcatgtatcATGGCCATAAAAAGATTTCATATGGCAAACAATGTTGATTTTAGAGTTGATCGCGCCAATGTCGAAAGGTACAAAATTTACTGTAGAAACACTGattgtggattcaggttgcatgcatcatacaggaAGAGAAGTGACTCATGGGTTATAGGATATATTTCCCAAGATCACACATGTGTTAACATAAATGTTTCACAAGATCACCGTAAGCTAAGTTATGACATCATTTGTCAAGAAATCTTGCCTCTAGTTGAAAAAGATCCATCGTTAAAGGTGAAAACGATAATCTCTCATATCGTTGCAACGTACAACTACACTCCGTCTTATAGAAAGGCGTGGCTGGCGAAGACCAAGGCGATCGAAGTTGTGTATGGAAATTGGGAGGATTCATATAAAAGACTCCCACATTTCTTATATGCGCTTCAAATTTATGCTCCTGGAACTGTTACTATTTTAGAGACCCTTCCGGCGCAATCTCCAGACGGAGCGTCACTTCAAGGAAAT tattttcaaaatatttga
- the LOC131642136 gene encoding F-box protein At2g26160-like has protein sequence MWKATKKSLYGISSKTSYKFKLPVPYNKRLCGSSHGWLAKVDSSSKVTLIKLLNPFKDVSITLPPIYFLDMYRRKSYEYDVHKVVLSTNPTFKPHDYVVVAIYNMRKCLAFLKAGQKNWTYIDDIHHLFNDVIFYKGLVYAVGLWNNIVSFDLSYLKDGRVIPKIVSFKGNDYAHRAYLVKSLEGDLWLVRKFIGYHGDEDDEDNTEPSSGTKRFEVYNLELDVQTGELIQMLKIESLGDNVLFVGDSDSVAVSASYFSNHLQKDSIYYTDDFYGDTPPYPHGPFDMKIYNVKEKKFSQHCPFYHWFKENPPALWVIPPFQWE, from the coding sequence ATGTGGAAAGCAACCAAGAAAAGTTTATACGGAATTTCATCCAAAACTTCTTACAAGTTCAAACTCCCAGTACCTTATAACAAGAGGCTTTGTGGTTCAAGTCATGGTTGGCTAGCCAAGGTAGATTCTAGCTCTAAAGTTACTCTTATAAAACTCCTCAATCCTTTTAAGGATGTATCCATCACTTTACCACCCATCTACTTCCTGGATATGTATAGAAGAAAAAGTTATGAGTATGATGTGCATAAGGTTGTTCTATCTACCAATCCTACATTTAAGCCACATGATTATGTAGTTGTAGCCATTTACAATATGCGGAAATGTCTTGCTTTCTTAAAAGCTGGACAAAAGAATTGGacttatattgatgatattcacCATCTCTTTAATGATGTTATATTCTACAAAGGCTTGGTCTATGCGGTGGGACTATGGAATAACATTGTCTCTTTTGATTTGTCTTATTTAAAGGATGGAAGGGTAATTCCCAAAATTGTTTctttcaaagggaatgattatgCTCATCGAGCTTATCTTGTAAAATCATTGGAAGGAGACTTATGGCTTGTAAGAAAATTTATTGGGTATCACGGTGacgaagatgatgaagataataCTGAGCCTAGTAGTGGTACAAAAAGATTCGAAGTATATAATTTGGAATTGGATGTTCAAACGGGTGAACTTATACAAATGTTAAAAATTGAGAGTTTAGGAGACAATGTCTTATTTGTGGGTGATAGTGATTCCGTTGCTGTGTCAGCTTCATATTTTTCTAATCATCTTCAaaaggattcaatttattatacAGATGACTTTTACGGAGACACGCCACCTTACCCTCATGGACCATTTGATATGAAAATCTACAATGTAAAAGAGAAAAAATTTAGTCAACACTGTCCTTTTTACCATTGGTTTAAAGAAAATCCACCTGCATTATGGGTTATTCCACCGTTTCAATGGGAATGA